One stretch of Rhizobium rhizoryzae DNA includes these proteins:
- a CDS encoding SixA phosphatase family protein has product MEKPNPPPFEIYLMRHAHSGWPKPGERDFDRTLDERGIAEANAVARMAASSGFRPDLLLCSSAHRCRGTAASVIEAIDEDMPVQYLDELYNSHVETYLAIIRAQTVTRLMIIGHNPSIEVLLETMIGSDLTASTVPAGFPTAGFAALGHDHGNGPTRGPWQLKAFLSP; this is encoded by the coding sequence ATGGAAAAACCGAACCCGCCCCCTTTCGAAATCTACCTGATGCGGCATGCCCATTCCGGTTGGCCGAAGCCCGGAGAGCGCGACTTCGACCGCACGTTGGATGAGCGTGGCATAGCGGAGGCAAATGCCGTTGCTCGCATGGCCGCCAGTAGCGGGTTCAGGCCGGATCTGCTTCTATGTTCGTCAGCACATCGCTGCCGCGGCACGGCCGCCTCCGTCATCGAAGCCATCGATGAGGATATGCCAGTTCAATATCTGGACGAACTCTACAATTCGCACGTCGAGACCTATCTGGCGATCATAAGGGCGCAGACGGTCACTCGATTGATGATCATCGGCCACAATCCTTCGATTGAGGTTCTGCTGGAAACGATGATTGGTTCCGACCTGACGGCATCGACTGTCCCGGCGGGTTTCCCGACCGCTGGCTTTGCTGCACTTGGTCATGATCATGGCAACGGCCCCACCCGCGGGCCCTGGCAGTTGAAGGCGTTTCTCTCCCCGTAG
- a CDS encoding YcjX family GTP-binding protein yields the protein MSPSLTTFRDDALIALDSLGDKVTNLLNPTVRLGVTGLSRAGKTVFISSLVHNLLHGGRLPLFEAVRSGRVSSVRLEPQPDDAIPRFQYEDHVQALVRDRIWPDSTRAISELRLTIQYESASGWNRMFSAGKLSIDIVDYPGEWLLDLPLLGQDYRTFSENTTRLARSGVRRELSAEWLDLAATLDPNGPADEMTAKRLAERFAAYLRACKSDERSLSTLPPGRFLMPGDLDGSPALTFAPLPDIGDQRLEKGSLGAMMERRFEAYKSVVVRPFFREHFARLDRQIVLIDALQALNRGPEAVQDLERALQDVLACFRPGSNSILSSLMGRRIDKVLIAATKADHLHHESHDRLEAITRRIVDRAIERIGMAGAGIEVMAMASVRATREAVVRQNGQDLPVITGTPMQGETIGGETFDGNRKTAIFPGDLPERSDSLFQASDSISQESRLPHLNIVRFRPPNLEESGSGATLSIPHIRLDRALQFLIGDRLA from the coding sequence TTGTCTCCATCACTGACGACATTCCGGGATGATGCGCTGATTGCGCTGGACAGCCTGGGCGATAAAGTGACCAATCTGCTGAACCCGACCGTCAGGCTGGGTGTCACCGGCCTTTCACGCGCGGGCAAGACGGTTTTCATCTCATCGCTTGTGCACAATCTCCTTCACGGTGGTCGCCTGCCGCTTTTCGAGGCAGTCCGGTCAGGGCGCGTCTCATCGGTTCGCCTTGAACCTCAGCCGGATGATGCGATCCCGCGTTTTCAATATGAGGATCACGTCCAGGCGCTCGTGCGAGATCGCATTTGGCCGGACTCGACCCGCGCCATTTCCGAACTACGGCTGACGATCCAGTATGAGAGCGCAAGCGGCTGGAACCGGATGTTTTCAGCCGGAAAGCTGTCCATCGACATCGTTGATTATCCGGGCGAGTGGCTGCTCGATCTGCCGCTCCTGGGTCAGGATTATCGGACATTTAGCGAAAACACGACCAGACTGGCCAGATCCGGGGTGCGCCGAGAACTTTCCGCGGAATGGCTGGATTTGGCCGCGACGCTTGATCCGAATGGGCCGGCGGACGAAATGACAGCAAAGCGTCTCGCGGAGCGTTTTGCAGCCTACCTGCGTGCCTGCAAATCGGACGAAAGATCGCTGTCAACACTGCCACCGGGACGCTTCCTGATGCCCGGCGATCTGGATGGCTCGCCTGCCCTCACCTTTGCCCCGCTGCCCGACATTGGCGACCAGCGACTCGAAAAAGGTAGCCTTGGCGCGATGATGGAGCGGCGGTTCGAGGCCTATAAGTCGGTCGTTGTTCGACCCTTCTTTCGCGAGCATTTTGCACGGCTTGATCGTCAGATTGTGCTGATCGATGCCTTGCAGGCTCTGAACCGTGGACCGGAAGCTGTGCAGGATCTGGAACGGGCCCTGCAGGATGTTCTCGCCTGTTTCCGACCCGGCAGCAATTCCATTCTCTCCAGCCTGATGGGCAGACGGATCGACAAGGTTCTGATTGCCGCGACCAAGGCCGATCACCTGCATCACGAAAGCCATGACCGGCTGGAAGCGATCACGCGCCGTATCGTCGATCGCGCCATCGAGCGCATAGGAATGGCGGGGGCTGGCATAGAGGTCATGGCCATGGCCTCCGTAAGGGCGACGCGTGAAGCCGTCGTGCGGCAGAATGGACAGGATCTTCCGGTTATCACGGGCACCCCCATGCAAGGCGAGACGATCGGCGGCGAGACATTCGATGGAAACCGGAAAACAGCAATATTTCCCGGTGACTTACCGGAAAGATCGGATTCACTTTTTCAAGCTTCCGATTCAATATCTCAGGAAAGTCGCCTACCGCATTTGAACATCGTGCGTTTTCGCCCGCCCAACCTGGAGGAAAGCGGCTCAGGCGCAACGCTGTCCATCCCGCACATCCGCCTTGATCGGGCGCTCCAGTTTCTGATCGGAGATCGTCTGGCATGA